CCTGACCGGACGGCCGTCGCGGTGTTCCGGATCGGGCACCTGTTCCCGGCCCGACTACCCAAACGTCCCGGGCACGGCCTAGGGTTGCTGTGTGAACGAGCTCGATGTCGTAGGTGTCCGGGTGGAAATGCCCTCCAACCAACCGATCGTGCTCCTGCGCGAAGTGGGGGGCGACCGCTACCTCCCCATCTGGATCGGGCCGGGGGAGGCCACGGCGATCGCCTTCGCCCAGCAGGGCATGGCCCCCGCGCGGCCGCTGACCCACGACCTGTTCAAGGACGTGCTGGAGGCCGTCGGCCAGGAGCTGACCGAAGTGCGCATCACGGATCTGCGTGAGGGCGTCTTCTACGCGGAACTGGTGTTCGCCAGCGGGGTCGAGGTGAGCGCCCGTCCCTCCGATGCCATAGCGCTGGCTCTGCGTACGGGGACGCCGATCTACGGCAGTGACACGGTGCTCGACGACGCGGGCATCGCGATTCCGGACGAGCAGGAGGACGAAGTGGAGAAGTTCCGCGAGTTCCTCGACCAGATCTCGCCCGAGGACTTCGGCACCAGCAACCAGTGAGGAAGGCGGCGGGGCGGCCCGGGGACCCCGGCCGACCGCCCGGCCCCCCCGCGGTCGGTGCGGCGGCAATTGCCACCGGCCCTTGAGAGCGTCCTCCGGCTCCGCGTGAGCGCATTCGGCTAGCCTTTCCCCGCGATGGGACACGGGAAACCACTCTCAGGGGGATTATCACTCGGCGTGCCGAGTGTGGCGATCGTTGACGCGCCCCAGGTGACTGCCTACCGTCGAGAAGGCAGGTCAAGGACGGAGGTCGGCGTGAGAACCAGCGGCGACGGTACGGCTGGGGGTGCCCCCGGACGCGGTTTCGGGGAGAGCGGCCCGTACCCCTCCCCGAGCTCCCAGCCGCGTTCGAGCGGGGATCGTCCGCAGGCCGGCGGCGCGGTCGACCGCGTTCCGCAGCGACCGACGGCGCCCGACGGCGGAGGGGCGGCGTCCATGGCGTCCGAGGAGATCGGCTACCGGGGGCCCACGGCCTGCGCGGCCGCCGGCATCACGTACCGGCAGCTCGACTACTGGGCCCGCACCGGCCTGGTCGAGCCCAGCGTGCGGCCCGCCTACGGGTCGGGCACCCAGCGTCTCTACAGCTTCCGGGACGTCGTCGTCCTGAAGATCGTGAAGCGGTTCCTGGACACCGGGGTCTCGCTGCAGAACATCCGCACCACCGTCCAGCACCTGAGGGAACGCGGGTTCCGCGACCTGGAGCGGATGACCCTCATGAGCGACGGCGCCACGGTCTACGAGTGCACCTCGCCGGACGAGGTCCACGCCCTGCTCCAGGGCGGTCAGGGCGTCTTCGGCATCGCCGTCGGAGTGGTCTGGCGGGACGTGGAGAGCGCGCTCTCGCAGCTGCACGGGGAGCGCGTGGACACCGGCGAGACGCTCGTCGGGCACAACCCCGCGGACGAGCTGGCCCGGCGGCGCAACCGGGCGGTCTGACGCCGCGGTGCGGCGACCGGCACCCGCCGGGCGCCGCATTGTCAGTGGCGTGGTGCAGCATCGGAGACGTGAGAAACGCGCCCACGATCCTGCACCTCGACATGGACGCCTTCTACGCCTCGGTGGAGCAGGCGTCCAAGCCGAGCCTGCGCGGGAAGGCCGTCGTCGTGGGCGGGCTCGGGCCGCGCGGGGTGGTCGCCACCGCCTCGTACGAGGCACGGGTCTTCGGAGTGCGCTCGGCGATGCCCATGGCCCAGGCGCGCCGGCTCGCCCCGAACGCCGCCTACCTCGTGCCGCGCTTCTCGCTCTACCGGTCGGTCAGCGAGCAGGTGATGGCGCTGCTGCGGGAGCTGTCGCCGCTCGTGGAGCCGCTGAGCCTGGACGAGGCGTTCGTGGACCTGGAGGCCGGGGGATCGGCCCGGGACGAGGATTCGGCGCGGCTGGCCGGTGCGAGGCTGCGCGCGGACATCCGGGCGGTGACCGGGCTCGCCGGGTCGGTGGGGCTCGCCGCGTCCAAGATGCTGGCGAAGATCGCCTCGGAGCGCGCCAAACCCGACGGCCTGGTCCTGATCGAGCCCGGGACCGAGCGTGTGCTGCTGGCCCCCCTGTCGGTGCGCACCCTGCCCGGGGTCGGGCCGGCGACCGGGGACCACCTGCGGCGGGCCGGGATCACCACGGTGGAGGAGCTGGCCGAGGCGGGCGAGGACGAACTGGTCCGGCTGCTGGGCAGGGCGCACGGGCACGCGCTGTACGCCATGGCGCTGGCACGCGACGACCGGCCCGTGGTGGCCGAGCGGGAGACGAAGTCGGTGTCGGTGGAGGACACCTACGACGTGGACATCCACGACCGGCTGCGGGTCGGCCTGGAGGTGCGGCGGCTCGCCGACCGGTGCGTGCGGCGGCTGCGCGACGCCGGCCTGTCCGGGCGGACGATCGTGCTGAAGGTGCGGCGGTACGACTTCTCCACGCTGACCCGCTCCGAGACGCTCAGGGGACCCACGGACGATCCCGCGGTGATCCGGGAGGCGGCCGCGCGGCTGCTGGAGGCCGTGGACACCACGGGCGGGGTGCGGCTGCTCGGCGTGGGCGTCTCCGGGCTCGCCGACTACACCCAGGAGGACCTGTTCGCGCAGGCGGCGGGTGAGCGGGTCGTGGAGACGGCGCAGGAGGCAGCGCCCGAGACGGCCGAGGAGCAGCCGGAGCGGGCCGAACGGCAGTGGCGCGCGGGACAGGACGTCCGGCACGCCGTACACGGGCACGGCTGGGTGCAGGGCAGCGGGCTGGGGCGGGTCACCGTGCGCTTCGAGACGCCGGACTCGGAGCCGGGGCGGATCCGCACGTTCCGGGCCGACGACACCGCCCTGGAGCCGGCGGAACCGCTGCCGCTGGTGCCGGGGACCGCGGAGGGCGGCGCGGGGCGGGGACCCGCGCCGCCCGTTCCGGCCGCCCCGGGCCGGGGACGGGCGGCCGGGGGAGCGTAGGGGCTTGGCGCGGCCACCCGCCCGGGCGGGTGGCCGCGCCAAGCCTCAGCCCTCCTCCGTGCCCGCCAGCCTGCCGAAGTCGCGGTCCGGGACCGTGGGGGGCGGGGCCACGTCGAGGCCGTAGTGGTGGTAGAGCTGGAGTTCCTGCTCCGGGGAGAGGTGGCGCCCGACGCCGAAGTCGGGGGCGTCCTTGATGAGCGCGCGCTCGAAGGGGACCTGGAGGGCGCCGTCGACCAGTTCGCTGGGCTCCAGGGGGACGAAGGCGTCCCGGGAGAAGAGACCGGTGCGTATCGCCGCCCACTCCGGCGCCCCCGTCGCGTCGTCGAGGTACACCTCGTCGATGGTGCCGATCTTGGTCCCATTGCGGTCGAACGCCCTGCGGCCGATCAGGTGGCGCGGATCGATGTCGGTCTGCACGGTCCCTCTCCCTCCAGTGGTCGCAACTCATCCGTAAGCACTACGAAAGGGCACATCGAAGGAGGCGGCCACTCGAAACCCCGTGCGTCGGCCTCGCTGGTAGGCTGGCAACGGTTGTCGACCCCGTGCGGGAGAGTCCTCCGACCAGCTCGGAGGCGCCGAAGGAGCAACTCCTCCCCGGAATCTCTCAGGCCCACGTACCGCACGGACGAGGCCACTCTGGAAAGCAGGGCGGGTGCCGACGGCCTCCGCCCTCACCGACGGGGAAAGCCGGGCGTGCCCGGTGAAGCTCTCAGGTCGTGATGACAGAGGGGGAGGCCGTCCGGGCACCCCCGCCGGGGTGCCCCCCGCAGGTCGCGTCAGACCAGGAGGCCTCCGCAATGACCGCCCATCGCATTCCGCTCTCCGAGCTCGAAGCGGGCATCCCCTTCGAGCAGCGCCACATCGGGCCCGACCAGGAGGCGCGGGCCAAGATGCTCGCGCACGTCGGCTACGGCTCCCTGGACGAGCTGACCGCCGCCGCGGTCCCGGACGTGATCAAGAACGCCGACGCCCTCGACCTGCCCGGCGCCCGCACCGAGGCCGAGGTGCTCGCCGAACTGCGTTCGCTCGCCGACCGCAACCAGGTCCTCGACCCCATGATCGGGCTCGGTTACCACGGCACCTTCACCCCGCCGGTCATCCTGCGCAACGTCATGGA
This is a stretch of genomic DNA from Streptomyces sp. TG1A-8. It encodes these proteins:
- a CDS encoding DNA polymerase IV; its protein translation is MRNAPTILHLDMDAFYASVEQASKPSLRGKAVVVGGLGPRGVVATASYEARVFGVRSAMPMAQARRLAPNAAYLVPRFSLYRSVSEQVMALLRELSPLVEPLSLDEAFVDLEAGGSARDEDSARLAGARLRADIRAVTGLAGSVGLAASKMLAKIASERAKPDGLVLIEPGTERVLLAPLSVRTLPGVGPATGDHLRRAGITTVEELAEAGEDELVRLLGRAHGHALYAMALARDDRPVVAERETKSVSVEDTYDVDIHDRLRVGLEVRRLADRCVRRLRDAGLSGRTIVLKVRRYDFSTLTRSETLRGPTDDPAVIREAAARLLEAVDTTGGVRLLGVGVSGLADYTQEDLFAQAAGERVVETAQEAAPETAEEQPERAERQWRAGQDVRHAVHGHGWVQGSGLGRVTVRFETPDSEPGRIRTFRADDTALEPAEPLPLVPGTAEGGAGRGPAPPVPAAPGRGRAAGGA
- a CDS encoding MerR family transcriptional regulator: MRTSGDGTAGGAPGRGFGESGPYPSPSSQPRSSGDRPQAGGAVDRVPQRPTAPDGGGAASMASEEIGYRGPTACAAAGITYRQLDYWARTGLVEPSVRPAYGSGTQRLYSFRDVVVLKIVKRFLDTGVSLQNIRTTVQHLRERGFRDLERMTLMSDGATVYECTSPDEVHALLQGGQGVFGIAVGVVWRDVESALSQLHGERVDTGETLVGHNPADELARRRNRAV
- a CDS encoding bifunctional nuclease family protein; this translates as MNELDVVGVRVEMPSNQPIVLLREVGGDRYLPIWIGPGEATAIAFAQQGMAPARPLTHDLFKDVLEAVGQELTEVRITDLREGVFYAELVFASGVEVSARPSDAIALALRTGTPIYGSDTVLDDAGIAIPDEQEDEVEKFREFLDQISPEDFGTSNQ
- a CDS encoding PRC-barrel domain-containing protein, which produces MQTDIDPRHLIGRRAFDRNGTKIGTIDEVYLDDATGAPEWAAIRTGLFSRDAFVPLEPSELVDGALQVPFERALIKDAPDFGVGRHLSPEQELQLYHHYGLDVAPPPTVPDRDFGRLAGTEEG